A region of the Micropterus dolomieu isolate WLL.071019.BEF.003 ecotype Adirondacks linkage group LG10, ASM2129224v1, whole genome shotgun sequence genome:
atgtaaagtagtgagtgtgcagcttgtataacaatatatatatattatatacatatatataaatttgctgtcccctcaaaataacacatcacacagccattaatgtctaaactgctggcaacaaaactGAGTGCACCCCTAAGAGAAAATGTCAacattgggcccaattagcgattttccctccccggtgtcatgtgactcgttagtgttacaaggtctcaggtgtgaacggggagcaggtgtgttaaatttggtgttatcgctctcacactccctcatactgctcactggaagttcaacatggcaaagagctctctgaggatctgaaaaaaataatgcttgctctacataaagatggtcGAGGCTGTAAGAAGACtcccaagaccctgaaactgagctgcagcacggtggccaagaccacaCAGCGgctcaacaggacaggttccactcagaacaggcctcgccatggtcgaccaaagaatgGTTAATGGAAAGATTGATAGCAAAGCTAATAGCAAcagtaatttattaattaataatcaaGGGGTTCTGGGCTTAGCCAAGTTTGCCAACTTGTTCCCAAGTTCCAAATCATGAGACTCTACAGCTACAACAAATCACACAGAGAAACCAGTCaggcctttttattttattttttttgcatcgTCACGATTTTTATCTCGACTTGCTTTTCACCCCAGGCGCTGGTGATCTCACCGGCGATCCATTTGGATACATCACTGGTGTGTTGGCGGTCATCATCCACGCCTCCTACCTGGTCCTGATCCAGAAAACCAGTCTGGACAGCGAGTATGGACCACTCACAGCGCAGTACGCCATTGCTGTGATGGCCTCACCGGTAAGAACTGACGATTAAGACACACTGCAAGGGTTTTGTTTCTCCTcgttttcctttctttctctacctcctctctccttgtccatttgttttgtctctccttttcttactaacttttttctctgtgtgactCTTTGCGTCTTCGCTCTTTCAGGTGCTTCTGGtatgctcctttatctccttgGACACCATCAACATGTGGTCATACGAGGGCTGGAAGGACCCCCACATCACGGTCATCTTCGTCTTCTGTGTCTTTATCGGCTGTGCCATGAACTTCACCACGCTGCACTGCACCTACATCAACTCCGCTGTCACCACCAGCTTTGTTGGCGTGGTCAAGAGCATCGCCACCATCACTGTCGGCATGTTGGCATTCAGCGATGTTGCGCCGACGAATCTGTTCATCGGAGGTGTGGTGGTCAACACAGTCGGCTCCATCACCTACTGTGTGGTCAAATACTTTGAGGCGAAGAAAAAGAGCTTGTACGAGGACCTGGAGGAGGCTGGGAAGGATGGTGCGTTACCTGGCGAGCCTTACCAAGAGAAACCATCCCTGAACGGCGACGGGCCCGCTGCTGGCACCGGGTCTGATCCAGGAAATCCGGAGATAGAGGGAGTATTGAGCAGTGACCGGATGGAGGAGGCAGCTCCGGCTGGCTTAGCTAATGGAGAGTTGTGGACAGGGAATGGTGGAAAAGGAGACGGAGAAGCAGGTGTGAATTCCCACATCATGACGGAAAAGGAGATGCTGGAGATGCAGAGGGAGCACCTCCAAAGGGAGAACACCAGTTCCAGTCAGTCGGCTAGTGACAGCTATGTTGGAGTGTGGAGGTCCATCAGACATCTGCAGTTTATGAAGAAAGACCCTTTGATTGATAACATGGAGCAGCAGAGTCCATAAGGACAGGACAGAGACCTGGACAGACTCTAGAAAAGAAAACTGGGAATGAATTagaggattaaaaaaaagtcttgaACATGctgaagaaggaagaagaggagactAAAGCTGTCCACCGGGAACATCTTTTATTACCGTTAGCAGTGCTGAACAAATGTGTGTTGGAAACACTGGTAATGTTTGCTGCCCACGCTTTTGTGCTAAAAGTTCAATTTCATCACACAAGATTTTTAGCGGAGAGAAGAGGCTCTCAGTTTTGTTAAAAGCAGGAAAATGACAGCCATGTAGTTTGTTTATGACAAGGATTAACAAAAAAGAGGTTCCTGGTGGAGAAAACTGGATGAAGGGTTTTGGAAGAAGCTGCCTGTCGGTGATAAATTCTGCCTCTTGTCTCCTTCAGCTCTTTGGCATCTGCAGGGGACCAGGCTGGCCACGGTGTAGCATGATTTCGTTTGCGTCCCCGCGGATTAGCCAGCTAGCCAAGCAAAAGCAGGTCGTGTAGAAAAAGAGTGCAACTTGTGCAAACTCAAATGTCACATCCAATCAGGGAacagcaaacagcagaaaacCTACAGTTTTTGTTATATGAAAACCTGGATGAATtcttgtttctgattggctggaggCTGTGAATTAAAACCTCTAATGCACTCAGATGAAGTTTATTCATTTGTGAAAGCACGCAGTGGCTATTAAATGATAACATATCTAAATCTATGGTCACATTGGGTTTGTTTAAGTCTGACAATGAGTTTTATTGTTTGTCTCCCTCTAACCCTGCAGGTCCACTGTCACACTTGTTTACTTTTGGTTTACCATTTATGTGCTTGCTTATGCTGCATTCCAAGCAACTGGGAACTCGGACATTTCCGACCTCACAGTAAAACATGTTGTGCTTGTAAAtggatgtagaaatatgttgctAGGTAGCTGGTTACACTAAAGAGAAGTtattcagtaaaatgtaaaaaatgccaaaacatttgaCAGCATTAGTAAGCATTTACtgacttttgaggattaccaCTTCAGtcacttgttttcattaaaatggcaaagattttaattaacaccatggacagtgctgagggtgcaacAGGGTGTACACTTAAAAAAGAGTTTGTGatggtcagccatgttttttgttcactttCGGCGTCAGGCAGCACCgtgcacctggaacgctttgaggtTGAAAGTCGGACATTTCCCAGTTCCGATCAGTCTGGAATGCAGCATTACCATCATAGACAACAAAACTATGTCAGCGCTTCTTTTGATGTATGCAGAGGaaatggagaaagaaaaataatgtgcCGTCATGTCGGGCTTCAATGTCATGTTCTGCTCATGTGTTATTATAAATTATGGTTTATCTCCAGTACAAAATAGATAATTCCAGCCGACAGTGAGGTCTGTGCAGAGGCATCCAACACAAAGCAGAAAGTGGTTGCCTCCTTGTGTTTTAAATCCTCCAATGCACACCATGTCCTGGATAATCGCTTTCTTATTCCTCTCTTTAATTTATTACAGAAAGGTTGAGAAAAGGTACGGATAGGTGGGGAAAGGAAAGGTGGCtgggtttaaatgtttttaaccaGTTTACAGCTTTGGTTA
Encoded here:
- the LOC123977967 gene encoding solute carrier family 35 member D3-like produces the protein MDVFKSRLLGISVAVAHGVFSGSLNILLKFLISTYHFNFLTLIQLLTSSTAAITLEILRRLGKVKIPPFSIELSKEFGPVCILSTLQSTLTLWSLRGLSLPMYVVFKRCLPLFTLSIGVCVLRNGVPSIGVVIAVIITTAGAALAGAGDLTGDPFGYITGVLAVIIHASYLVLIQKTSLDSEYGPLTAQYAIAVMASPVLLVCSFISLDTINMWSYEGWKDPHITVIFVFCVFIGCAMNFTTLHCTYINSAVTTSFVGVVKSIATITVGMLAFSDVAPTNLFIGGVVVNTVGSITYCVVKYFEAKKKSLYEDLEEAGKDGALPGEPYQEKPSLNGDGPAAGTGSDPGNPEIEGVLSSDRMEEAAPAGLANGELWTGNGGKGDGEAGVNSHIMTEKEMLEMQREHLQRENTSSSQSASDSYVGVWRSIRHLQFMKKDPLIDNMEQQSP